AAAATCATGGTCACTCATTCGAGAGATCATACGGTTTCAAGCTGTCAAAAAAGGTGAAACCATCCTAAGGGCTGGGCAAACGGCCAAAGACATCCACTTTATCTGCAGGGGCATCTTACGAACTTTTGCCGCAGATGGCCAAGGTAATATTTACACCAAAAACATCTTTCTAGAACATAGTTTTCCAGCTTCCAAGGTTTCGTTGCTGCTGCAGGCACCTTCCTATATCGCCATAGATGCTTTGGAAGATTCTGTATTGATCAATTTTAACTTCATGGCTTATAAGCAATTGATGGACGAAAATGAAGATATTAAGAGCTTTTATATCGCTTATATAGAGCGGAATTGGATCATAGAGAAGGAGCAAAGAGAAATTTCCATCGTTATGGAAAATGCCAGTGAACGCTATTTGAAACTACTCGAGAAACACCCTCTGTTGGATAAGCGCATAGCACAGCATCATATCGCCTCTCATCTGGGGATCACTCCCACACAACTAAGTAGAATCAGAAAAGCGCTAAAAAAGTAGTCGCATCAACCTATGTAAATGCAATCGACGATTGGATCATGCATCATTGTGGTATGAATCAATACATACTCTATCTACTCGC
The DNA window shown above is from Reichenbachiella sp. 5M10 and carries:
- a CDS encoding Crp/Fnr family transcriptional regulator, whose product is METEKEKYILALKDAFNSYAKLSEKSWSLIREIIRFQAVKKGETILRAGQTAKDIHFICRGILRTFAADGQGNIYTKNIFLEHSFPASKVSLLLQAPSYIAIDALEDSVLINFNFMAYKQLMDENEDIKSFYIAYIERNWIIEKEQREISIVMENASERYLKLLEKHPLLDKRIAQHHIASHLGITPTQLSRIRKALKK